From Coffea arabica cultivar ET-39 chromosome 2e, Coffea Arabica ET-39 HiFi, whole genome shotgun sequence, the proteins below share one genomic window:
- the LOC113731442 gene encoding filament-like plant protein 7 has product MDQKTWLWRKRSSEKTIIANGKADCDVKGKEEILPNENEIALEESVKILNEKLAFLTTESNAKEELLQNHAKMAEEAMAAQKKVEAEVLHLRNELDEALKQKLAANDRLGNLNAALKDCMQQLNVVREEQEQRVNDAIMRTSKEFEKAHKKLEEKFSEANKKLANFTAENSHLSEAIQVKESLIEDLRIRRSQVEAEFDALMARLDSVEKENAFLRYEFRVLEKDLDIRNEEIEFTRRFADASQKHYLESMNKVKKLETECQRLRVMVRKRLPAPALLANLKAEVELQGRRQIETRRRKTNPVSGGLVVRESTRENLDISSKRISFLVDRLQNAEQENKILRDLLVKKDNDLSHSVTSCTHIVPISAQGEAQLAEPHKAERSLELAVLNTVSSKVSSVSDTNIHEEHETSSSRSWTSGLISEFENFKDADHKNMPDHRTLGISDMSLMDDFVEMEKQAIVAINVPHDNYHAFSDMHHVQPGYSKREICQNHVDSTGLELVPVGEEICERHQELQTSDSSSTKPRDWLQAVLNMILEQFHVSERSIDELLEDIRTAVHRETYEVRSSAHSRQNELLPISGYITWKSQTASPVLGSSKGVPDVCSCLEETSHGVIQPLSISIGKIVEFVRRLTSGHSHDCTERANRLEMESGASPSNQLTTAEDFAIHVFGWKACELAAVLHQFGATCKYLVDGKVSFEKFAAELSSALEWIMNNCITNQPISGTGYDLRHHFSHNAVGTAIELGFVQNLLLEMERTRSILQVENKALKTELNFLKSLQKDLELNLQSARDKSEALTSDVEQSQQSIKGLETELETLSESKRMMEEQFENQKLINEELDTHLTVAKARLNDVSQKLSSLEVELEDKSHCCEELEATCLELQLQLESLTSKEILRDDINQEGKLLQTGWEIKAASAKLAECEATILNLGSQLNALTPPKEASSANKTLSIPSKNNKKLNQRLSLLDRMLSEESTIMNDLKPSQSKELISTAETQMQPPCRTISDRALYPSGSQLAAADLVPKREASKNSKAGALVVVPTKKRGRAIGFVRRLLLGRMRGSSKKTPFSFAT; this is encoded by the exons ATGGATCAGAAGACATGGCTTTGGAGGAAAAGATCTTCAGAGAAGACAATCATTGCAAATGGAAAGGCTGATTGTGAtgtgaaaggaaaagaagag ATTCTTCCAAATGAAAACGAAATAGCTCTGGAGGAATCCGTTAAGATCCTTAACGAGAAGTTAGCTTTTCTGACAACTGAAAGCAATGCTAAAGAAGAGCTTCTGCAAAATCATGCAAAAATGGCAGAAGAAGCTATGGCAG CTCAGAAGAAAGTAGAGGCAGAAGTACTGCACTTGAGAAATGAATTGGATGAagctttgaaacaaaaattggcCGCAAATGACAGACTAGGGAACTTAAATGCGGCATTAAAGGACTGCATGCAGCAACTAAATGTGGTTAGAGAAGAACAGGAGCAAAGAGTAAATGATGCTATAATGAGAACTTCAAAGGAATTCGAGAAGGCACACAAAAAACTAGAGGAAAAGTTTTCAGAAGCAAACAAAAAGCTTGCAAATTTTACAGCAGAGAATTCCCATCTTAGTGAGGCAATCCAAGTGAAAGAAAGCCTGATTGAAGATCTAAGAATTCGCAGGTCCCAGGTAGAAGCAGAATTTGATGCATTAATGGCAAGACTGGATtctgttgaaaaagaaaatgcttTCTTGAGATATGAGTTCCGTGTGCTCGAGAAAGATCTTGATATTAGAAATGAAGAGATAGAGTTCACTCGCCGCTTTGCAGATGCCTCACAGAAGCACTACTTAGAGAGCATGAACAAAGTAAAGAAGTTAGAAACTGAATGCCAGAGGTTGCGTGTCATGGTGCGTAAGAGGCTGCCTGCTCCAGCTCTTCTCGCAAACTTGAAGGCTGAAGTTGAACTCCAAGGAAGACGACAGATAGAGACAAGGAGGAGAAAAACCAATCCAGTTTCTGGAGGTTTAGTTGTGAGAGAATCTACCAGAGAAAACCTTGATATCTCCAGTAAGAGAATCAGTTTCTTGGTTGATCGTTTACAGAATGCCgaacaagaaaacaagattcTCAGGGATCTTTTGGTAAAGAAAGATAATGATCTCTCTCATTCTGTTACATCATGCACGCATATAGTTCCCATATCAGCACAAGGTGAAGCCCAGCTAGCGGAGCCTCATAAAGCTGAGCGATCTTTGGAGTTGGCTGTGTTGAATACTGTGTCCAGTAAAGTCTCTTCAGTATCAGATACAAACATCCATGAGGAACATGAAACAAGTAGTTCTCGATCATGGACTTCTGGTTTGATCTCAGAATTTGAGAATTTCAAAGATGCAGACCACAAGAATATGCCCGATCACAGAACGTTGGGGATATCAGACATGAGCCTGATGGATGATTTTGTTGAAATGGAGAAGCAAGCAATAGTTGCTATCAATGTCCCCCACGATAATTATCATGCTTTTTCAGATATGCACCATGTACAACCTGGTTACTCAAAGAGGGAGATTTGCCAGAATCACGTGGATTCAACAGGTTTGGAACTTGTTCCAGTCGGAGAGGAAATTTGTGAAAGGCACCAGGAGCTACAAACGAGTGATTCTTCTTCCACAAAACCCCGTGACTGGCTTCAGGCTGTCCTGAACATGATATTGGAGCAATTTCATGTTTCAGAAAGAAGTATTGATGAACTTCTTGAAGACATTAGAACTGCAGTGCACCGTGAAACTTATGAGGTAAGGAGCTCAGCTCATTCTAGACAAAATGAGCTACTACCTATTAGTGGCTACATTACATGGAAATCTCAGACAGCATCTCCAGTATTGGGCTCATCCAAAGGTGTTCCTGATGTATGCTCCTGTTTGGAAGAAACAAGCCATGGTGTTATCCAACCTCTAAGCATTTCAATTGGCAAAATTGTTGAATTTGTCAGAAGATTGACTTCTGGACATTCACATGATTGTACTGAGCGAGCTAACCGGTTAGAGATGGAATCAGGTGCTTCACCATCTAATCAGCTCACAACGGCCGAAGACTTTGCAATTCATGTTTTTGGATGGAAAGCTTGTGAACTTGCTGCTGTTTTGCACCAATTTGGAGCTACATGTAAATATCTGGTGGATGGGAAAGTTAGTTTTGAGAAGTTTGCTGCAGAATTATCGTCAGCTCTGGAATGGATCATGAACAACTGTATTACCAATCAGCCTATTTCTGGTACTGGATATGATCTGAGGCATCATTTTTCTCACAATGCTGTGGGAACTGCTATTGAACTTGGATTTGTGCAAAACCTTTTGTTGGAAATGGAGAGGACTCGTTCTATTCTTCAAGTAGAGAATAAAGCATTAAAGACCGAGCTTAATTTTTTGAAATCCTTGCAGAAAGATTTGGAGCTGAATTTGCAGTCTGCAAGGGATAAGAGCGAGGCTCTTACAAGTGACGTGGAGCAATCACAGCAAAGCATCAAAGGTTTAGAAACTGAATTGGAAACATTGAGTGAATCAAAAAGAATGATGGAAGAGCAGTTTGAAAATCAGAAATTGATAAATGAAGAACTTGACACCCACCTTACTGTTGCAAAAGCAAGACTCAATGATGTTTCCCAAAAGTTGTCTTCTCTTGAAGTAGAACTGGAGGATAAGAGTCACTGTTGTGAAGAATTGGAAGCGACGTGTCTTGAACTCCAACTCCAACTTGAAAg TCTTACCAGCAAGGAAATTCTGAGAGATGACATAAATCAAGAGGGAAAGCTGCTTCAGACA GGCTGGGAGATAAAAGCTGCTTCTGCGAAATTGGCAGAGTGTGAGGCAACCATTTTAAACCTTGGGAGCCAGTTAAATGCCCTGACTCCACCAAAGGAAGCATCCTCTGCAAATAAAACGTTGTCTATTCCCAGCAAGAATAATAAGAAGTTGAACCAGCGATTATCCTTACTTGATCGGATGTTAAGTGAAGAAAGTACTATAATGAATGATCTGAAACCTTCCCAGTCGAAGGAACTTATAAGCACTGCTGAGACACAGATGCAACCTCCCTGTCGAACCATAAGTGATAGAGCGCTTTATCCTTCTGGCTCCCAACTAGCAGCTGCAGACCTCGTTCCAAAGCGTGAAGCAAGTAAAAATTCCAAAGCCGGGGCCTTGGTGGTTGTACCGACCAAGAAACGGGGAAGAGCAATTGGTTTTGTGAGGAGGCTGCTCCTTGGGAGAATGAGGGGAAGCAGCAAGAAGACGCCCTTTTCCTTCGCCACGTAA